Proteins encoded together in one Bactrocera neohumeralis isolate Rockhampton unplaced genomic scaffold, APGP_CSIRO_Bneo_wtdbg2-racon-allhic-juicebox.fasta_v2 cluster11, whole genome shotgun sequence window:
- the LOC126765728 gene encoding putative nuclease HARBI1 yields the protein MTLLKLSNSRVTYRELADRFNVGQGTAHKLFLKTIKTICKLKNEICWPSVLQQKKIMEDFQTSRVNSFPFVVGCLDGTHFKINTPQTDAISYYDRKGNFSVIMQAICDSKFCFLDVFIGYPGSCHDANVWKNSPLYKGSTSGQIKLAKDAIILADSAYPVSRYLIAPFRDNGHLSREEKQFNYYMSSTRVFIEQTFGIFRAKFKILNHIDKRNIEDISTVILACAILHNFILRSNPVHSEDNHTCMPENLENSNDHDMIELPENINDTNEGIIRRNNLKMLFIS from the exons ATGACTCTTTTGAAGCTAAGCAATAGTAGAGTCACATATCGTGAGCTTGCCGATAGATTTAATGTTGGGCAAGGAACTGCCCACAAACTTTTCCTCAAAACAATCAAGACAATCTGCAAActtaaaaacgaaatatgttGGCCGTCAGTTTTacagcagaaaaaaataatggaagACTTTCAAACAAGCCGGGTAAATTCATTTCCTTTTGTTGTCGGATGCTTAGATGGAACGCATTTCAAAATTAACACTCCTCAAACAGATGCAATTAGTTATTATGACCGTAAAGGAAATTTTTCAGTTATTATGCAG GCCATATGCGACAGTAAGTTCTGTTTTTTAGATGTGTTCATCGGCTACCCAGGTAGCTGTCATGATGCCAATGTGTGGAAAAATAGTCCACTTTACAAAGGGAGCACATCTGGACAAATAAAACTTGCGAAAGATGCAATTATTCTAGCCGATTCAGCATATCCTGTTTCAAGATACTTAATTGCTCCTTTTAGAGATAACGGACATCTTTCCAGAGAGGAAAAACAATTCAACTATTATATGAGTTCAACCCGAGTATTTATCGAGCAAACGTTTGGAATTTTCAGGGCTAAGTTCAAAATATTGAATCATATTGATAAGCGCAATATAGAAGACATATCAACTGTGATATTAGCTTGCgcaattttacataattttatactGCGAAGCAATCCGGTTCATTCTGAAGACAATCATACGTGTATGcctgaaaatttagaaaattcaaaTGATCACGATATGATTGAACTAcctgaaaatataaatgacaCCAATGAAGGAATTATCAGACGAAATAACTTGAAAATGCTATTTATTTCATAG